AGACTTCAGCAGAACATTGAATTCTTCCATATGGAAGTGGAAACTTCCATATATGGAAAGAGGAGTTGCTGTAGAAGTAAAGGTAAAACAATATCTATGAGGGGATATATAAATGTGCAGAGAGAAAGAATCATTCAAAAGTGTGTTGGAGGCTTGATATTACCACCTTGAAGTAGATTCAATAGAATTTAATAATGAGATTGGGTAATCCATAGACATCTACTCCAAAGTTGACTGCAGGATTCTGCTTTTTGGAGGCTGctgctttcatttctatttatcagTTCCTCTTTTTGTGAACTGGCTGTACATCTTCAAGTGAAGATGCAAATCACACGATGAGAGGTTTTTGtcagcaagcaagcaagcaagcaaaaggGGAACCAAATGGCTATTCCTGCCAATGACTCATGGTCTTGCTATTAAAAGCAAAGTAGAGATACTATGATGTGTTGATATCTTTCAGTTTTCAATCTATgctaaattaatttcttattttctaggcAGTTTCTTTGACAGCTCTAAGGTAGTCAAATTAAGGGGGATATCATTGTGAtaaatgcttttggtttttattgttcCATATGCACCTCCTCTTTTGGTAGCACACAATGCAGAAGGTGGAATTGCTCTGGAACCTAGAATTATCTGCTTTGAATGATAGGTGAGAACaagtttcataaaaatgtttgtatGAATCCACagtcatgtgtgaggcaagtgaaGCTTAATTGCATACGTATGTGCACATAAAccacaaataatgaaatagatgGAAAATTCGGAAGAGGTACTATGGAGCAGGATAAAGCAatgactttgattttattttaaatttgcagGAACCTTAATCTCTAGGAGTTTTTTCCTCCTTCACAGGTCCTGTTCATATGATCTCAGTCTGGAAAAGAGGTGTATAGGTGAGTTGAATGCGAAGCCATTGCTTAGGACTGATTCACATGACTTGCTCTGTAGCTCTTCATGTGATGACAGGGGGCCATCACTTTGGTCTATTGTTGATTGGTGAAAGGAAGTTGAAGAAGAAGTATAATAtgactattaaaattatttatttgtttgtttgtttatttatttatttatttatttatttttggtactggagatagaacccagagctttacactgagctaaaaccctagtcttttaaatttatttattaaaaatatttttagttgtagctggacacaatgtctttattttatttattcatgtggtgctgaggatggaacccagtgccccacacatgcaaggcaagcatacTACCACCGAGCAACAAGCCCagcccaatttttattttgagacaggtctcactaaatggctgaggttgACCTTTGAACATGCcgtcctcttgccttagcctcctgaattgctaggattacagctgtgtgTTGCCAAGCCTGACTTAGTATgaccattaaaaaaacaaaaaagatcagAGGACCTTTTCACCCCAGTGGTGCTGAATTGAAGAAGGAAACTCCAGCCACTTCCGTAGCAAAGGTTTTTGAAGGCCAGGAAGGCAGTGCCAAAACAAATCTGCCTGTCATCCACCCCCGCCCTGGAGGTCCAAGAACCTGTGACTGTGAAGGCAGTCCAGACACCCTCCAAGAGCGCTCTGGGAGAAACAAACGTGACCACTATGCAGTTGAGTTGCCCTTGACCACTGAGTGCACCATAAGGAAGACAGAAAGCGACAACACACTTGTGCTCATTGTGGAAGTCAAGGCCAACAAGCACCAGGTGAAGCAGGCTGTGAAGAAGCTCCATGACATTGGTGTTGCCAAGGTCACCACCACCCTGATCAGGGTtgatggagagaaggaggaaaagtttggtTTCTGATTTTGATGCTGTGGGTGTTGCCAGTGAAATTGGGATCATCCAAACTCAGTCTAACTGGTTAATCCTCAGTATAtatattttcaccataaaaaagGTTAGAAATTAAGCTATATGTGTGAAGGCATGaaaatttgtatgtatgtattgatGTATCTTTCTATCTACTTACCTTTTTGTTTAGCCAGGCAtagaaaaaatttggaaaaataccagacttttaatgattttaataatatCATTAAAACTTAATTTAGGGGAGAGAATTTGGTAAAGGTGGGATGGGGATGATGAGGAAGGGTGACATATTTTACATTACATATTTCTGTATTGTCTGAATTGTTTGCAATTAAATTAACTTTGAAATTTAAAGATGACTCATAAGGAGaagataataagtaaataaatcagcTGGAATCTAACGTACAGCTTAAAATAACAGCAtaatgtttgggttttttgttttgttttgttttgtttgttagcaaTGATAAAGTAACTGTTTTGATCTCACTACGATGTGTTTATATTAAGCTTAtgggtgagataagccaatctcaaaaaaccaaaggatgaatgatctcgctgataagcggatgatgatatataatgggaggtgggaggtagGCAagtagggaggaaggagggactgtatagagggaaaagaggggtgggagggatggggggaaggaaaaaataacagaatgaatcaaacaccattaccctatgtaaatgtatgattacacaaatggtatgcctctacttcatgtacaaacagagaaacaagttgcaccccatttgtttacaataaaaaaaaaagcttatggGGAAAATGACAAATACACTTGGTTGTAATAACATCTTCAATGGCAAATATCTTGCTTCCTGGAAATAACTTGGAAAGAATAGGAGATAAATCAGGAAGATGGTGTTGCTATAGAGTGAAAGACCTGGCATTGAATTGTGGTTATTGTAAAGGTGCACCTGAGGTgattagaaacaaaacaataaaatgatatgCTTGTCTGGATATCAGGTGCATTGCTTTAGGTAAGCattatgatattttttttttttttttttttttttttaaatataattcacatttattagaatcaaggacaaaaccACATAATCATCTTAATGcaagaaaatacttagaaaaattcaacacacatttatgataaaaacattgaagaaattagGGATAGAAGAACTTACTTCAACAATTTAAAGGTTATATATGGCGAACCCAAAGCTAACATCAtagtgaatgcagaaaatcaaagTATTTCCTCTTGAATCAGGAATGAAAGAAGAGTGTCCACTATTACCACTCCTATTCAGCatagtatttgaaattttaactagAGTGATTaggcaaaagaataaaaaggtatacagacagggggaaaaaagtcaaattatcacaTTTTTCAGGTAATATGATCCCACACTTAGAACATCCACAAAGCTCTGCCAGAAGATTTCcagaattaatgaaaaaaattcagcaaagttacagaatacaaaataaacacacaaaaaatcaatagcttttctatactccAATAGTGAATCCACTGGGGGTAAAAATCAgggaaacaattccattcacaatagcctccaaaaaaaaaaaaaaaaaaaaagagagagagagacagagagagagagagagagagagagagagagagagagagagagagagagagaaaagaaagaaatctaaccaaggagatgaaagagctctacaatgaaaataaaagagcactgaagaaataaaaagaattgaagaTCTAGAAAAGGGAAAGATCTCCCCTGTTCATGAATaggcattattaatattttttaaatggccatattaccaaaaccaatctacagattcaatgtaatccccatcataatacattcttcacagaatctgaaaaagtcctaaaattcaagTGGGAGAATAGATCAAGTGggagaatagaagacccagaataTATAGAACAATTctagaacaaaaaataacaaataaataacagaatgaatcaaccaacatcaccctatgtaaatgtatgattacacaaatggtatgcctttactctatgtacaaacagtgaaagaacatgtatcccatttgttcacaataaaaaaaaaaaaaaaaaaaaaaaagtctgtcttttctctaacttgtttttggcacctttgtcaaagatcagatgacaatatttgtgtgagtttgtctctgcCTTTTATCCTATTCCATTGGCCTTTGTGTTTTTATGATAGTACCTTgccattttttattgttatagctctttagtaaaatttaaaatgggtatTATTATCTTGGAGCATTATGATATTAACAGAGTCTGGATGCTCATAAATATTAGTCCTCTTCCTGCCCTTCGTTTTTCCAGTGTTGAGACAGACCACTCAGTGTGCCTGATATTTATTCCATTTCTCATACTGAGCCTTCATTATTCAGAACTTTCCATAATTCTCCATAAGACAACTTTAGATTAATCGTCCTAAGGTGACTTCACTGTTTGTGCATCTTAGCACTGCACTAGAAAAACCTGCTCTGCTTTGCATATccctattttcttctctcttaattAGATCTCATTTCCTACAGCATCAAATACAGTTGGTTATGCAGCATAATCATTAAACAAGATAATGATGATGCtctgatttaaaaattacctGATCTTGCCAtaagtggaatctaaaaaaacTGATCTCATGGAAGTTGAGATTAGAATGGTTACCAGAGACAGGGGAGAGTAGGGAGAAGGGGGATCAGGAAAGACCAGTTCATGGGTATGTTACTTACAGGAGGAGTAAGTCAGATGCTCTATAGCACAGAAGGGTGAGTAGTTTTAACAATGTCCTGTATGTCTCACATCCTCAGAGAAGATTTTAATGTACCCAccaaaaagaaatggtaaaaatttAGGctgattaccctgatttgatcattacacattgtatatcataaaaatgtataaatattatgtgCCATTCAAAAAAATAGCAAAACCATTTAATTACCTATTTGGAGTAATCAGAATCTTCTCTTCCCTATATTACTCTATGTAAACTAACTTAACTTAACGGGCAGGAACTTTAGCTTTCATTCACTTAAGATatagaatctttatttatttatttatttatttatttatttatggtgctagggattgaacccagggccttgtgcttgcgaggcaagcattctaccaactaagccatatccccagcccaagatatagaatcttttattttgagttttctttcttctgcttatgTAGGGCTGTTTCCAAATGTCCTGTTTCCCTTGAGGATAAACCACCTCCAAAAGTAGAATATTTCTTCACACTTTGTCTAGATAGCATGACTTCTGGAGCCCAGCAGAATTAACTTTGAGTCTTGACCATATCACTTCATAGCTGTGTGATTTTAAGTGAGTTACTTAACTTCTGGGACTCTCAGTTTCCTTAcatgcaacaacaacaacaacaacaaaatacaacaatTATGCTTCTTGAGATAAATGTGCCAACGGATATGTGTAAATCATGGTCAGAATTTAATCAAATGGGATGGAAGCCATCCAATAAAAAGTAgtcatcattgttattttttaaaacaagatcaTCAAGGCATGGGGTGCAAAGAAAAACAATCAGAAGAATTTGAATTAAGAAGAGTTTTGATTTTGACTTCTCTGTGCTCCCAGCAAAGGGAAAACCTTCTTCACACTTATTTCCATTTGATCCTTACAACACTCCTAAGTGGTTTAGGCAGAAATTATTCTTTAACTCTGTGGGGAAGTGAATTTTAATGGATGAGTTTTAGTAGCCCTTCAAGCTAACTGAAAAGGTTGGTCAGATCACAGCCCCAATAAGGAAGAAAGtagagcagaaataaaacaaaagaataatacatGTGTGAATGACTATGATCTGGCTCTGCGACTATGAGGCTGATGTGCCCACCCAGGACACAAGCATTGAATAGTGACTTACAAAAACCAGGATTTAAACTCACTCTCCCCTGACACTCCACGGtacttcccttatttttttgttattttagtgaAGCATCCAAAAGGGCAGAAAGAAAATAGCTCCAGAAAGAAGCCAGTtaagatttttattattccttcagCCCTCTTCGTACTTATGAGGCCTGgctgctatttttcttcttttgattagAAATGGTATTACTTGATACAATAAGTAGCATTCATTGAGTGCTTATTTATCGAACATTATGTAAGGTATTTTAGTCCTAATTCTCTCAACAATCTTGTACTACCGGTATTATTATCCCTGAGTATAGAAAGACTGGAAGTAGAAGATcaagagtccttttttttttttttttttttgcctgtagCAAGAGAGAAGCTCTGGCTCCCCAAGATGGaatattcttctctttctctctcagtgacagttttttgtttatttgtttgattttaatgTGCATGGCAATGGAAGGAGACAAGTATATAATCACCCAGAGTTCTACCTCTTGGTACATAGTCATCTTAACTGATGCTCTGTGTTCTTATCTTAACAAAATGTCCCCAAGTGCTCTATGCATCCTCAGTCATGACAAGACCTCTCATGCCTTCTATGATTCCGTAGAGTGGTTCCCATGTCAGAGTACTCACATTTCCTTCTGAATGTTGTTGTAGCTCCCATCCAAGCCCTCTGTTGATTTCTGAGCACCTCAGATCTTTTCATACTCTTTCACTGtttgctatggtttagatcttaaatgttcctgACCCATGTGCTAAAGGGTTGttcaccagcctgtggcactattgggagatgaCAGAActgttaggaggtggggcctagtggaaggaagttaggtcactggaggcatggcTTTGAGGTGGATATTGggaccccttcctctctctttgcttcctagctaCCGTGAAGGGAGTAGCTTTGTTGTGCCATatgcttcctgccatgatgttctcccttgCCATAGGCTCAAAAGCAACAGAACCAACTGACTATTGTTGAACCATGGTTCACAGAGACACTGACATCTCACAGCTACAGAAAAGCTCACACACTCTCTCACCTTCATGCCTAAGGACCACTACTACAATGCTCTGTGCTTCAGATTTTAATAAAGGGTAGGAACAAGGGAAATGAACAATATGCCTCAGGATAGGAAATAACTGACAGAAAACAGACATCACTGATTGTAAAATCTTTGCTCTTCTCTGCCCTAGAGAATCTCTTTCAGGCTGCCACTCTTCCTGTTTCTGTCGATCACTACATGGAGGGACCTATTTCTCTTGTTGTAGACTTTTGTCCCAATTATTTCCCTCAAAACACCAGGGTCCAACCTAAAAATCACTGTTACCTTATAATACAGAGGAATTGAACCCCCTTTTTACTCAATGTCTTCTATCCTTACTGGTATAGGCCCCCCTCTTTCATTACCAATAGATACAATAAAGCATGTTTCTAAGattcttttttccagttttcctcccACAGAATTTAAACTGCCATGAATTCTCTTAATTTCAACTTTTTATCGTTCCTATCACACTTACATTATCTCTTAAGCACAAAGCCAAGAGATCTCACTTTATCATTAAAACTAACAATGTAATCtatgatcagggaagaaaatataTCGTGTTCTTCTAGAAGGTAGAGAATATATCACTCCTAGCATATCTTCATGAGGTTTCATTAATATTCAAACAGTTCTAAACCACTTAAGCTGGTGGTTGTGAGGGAAAAGATGTATCTGGGAAATTAAAGTGAGATTACATTCCATCTTGAAATCTTCATCAGCCAATTAGTATCAGTCATCATTCCTAAATAGGaactcatttaataaatattcactgagtaCATATTTTATGAAAGCTAGCAGAATTACCTCTTTCTCAGGGGATGGcagtcttattttttctttggttctggggattaaacccaggagtactctaccattgagctccatccccaatcctttatatatttattttgagacagagtcttgctaagtggctgaggtgggccttgaacctgcaattctcttgcctcagtctcctgacttgctgggatcacaggcatgtgccataagCCAGGGTCAGAAATCTTTTTCCTAAGGCCTTCAGCtgtggatgaggcccacccataTTGTAGCGGATAATCTGCTTTCTTCAAAGTCTACTGATTGAAATGTTAATTTCAACTAAGAAGTACCTTTACAGCAACATCCAGATGTGTTTGATCACGTATCTGGGTACTGTGGTATAGGaaagttgacatataaaattaagcaTCATGAAAGCAGTACTGACAATGAAGGTGACAAGTACATCAGGGTGTCTAACACAGGAAATTAATAGTAAAAACTAgctattgttattgtttttactattattttttgtttgttttctgggcACCTATGTTAGGTTCTGAAGATAAAATATCTCACAAAATATAATCTGTTGTCAAGGAACTTATAGCCTAAACATGCATCTTAATAAGCTATCTGACTACCACAATGTAGTGTCCTGAATACTATGAAAGGAAAAGAGTTACTCTGAGAAATATGGGTACTAAGAGAATACATGAAAGTGTTGTAGGGTAGGGATAGTGTAGCTTAGATCTACTGGGTGAATAGACTCCAGTCAGGTAAATGGAAGTGGGAAGAGGATGTATGTTGAAGAAACAAGTACAAGGAACTAAAAGTGAGAAAGAATGTGGcctatttttcaaagaactacaAGTGGTTTACCATTCGTTGAAGGTAGAGGATGAAAGACGCAAGGGAAGACAAAAAATCTGAGAGATTGACAGGGTTAAACCTATAGAAGGCTCTCACGGCGCTATGCAATGTGGACTTTATACCACAGGTAACAAAGACCTAAAACATGGTAGTGATGTtagaaatggagagaagagaCAAACTCAGGAAGTGTCTATACTTGGAACAAGTAAGGGCTGAGGCTTGATTCAATGTTTGActtgagagagagaagaaagataaaactTAGAAGTGAGCTGGGCTATATTTAGAAGCTGTTATAACTTTTGGGGACATAATTAAGGATATTTTGAAGAATGTTGGAGGACTTAGCACAAATCACTTATactttctgttcttcatttgACTCAGCTGTAAAATGCAAATGTTGGACTCAATGCTCTATGAAGGACCTTGTCTTACTCTAAAACTGCAATCCTGTGActgctttttaactttttactgaaatacatttattttggaaatgctttTTGTACTACCAAGTAAAAAAACTGTAAAGTAATAAATGGCATCAGCATATTGCTATTTAACTATGATTTTGCAATTATTACAGGATGTCACAATGAAAAAGATCAGGAAATTAGATAACATATGCTACTATCTTTCATAATGTTCTGTTTGAACTGTCAGAAAAATAGGGGTAGTTGACACTGGAGATCCAAAAAGATTAGACAAATTGTTCTAACTAGAACCAAAGTTGATAAGCAAATTTCTGAGTAGGAAACAGTCCAAAAGCCAATCAGTGAAAAAAATGCATATGAGAAATAAGCAAGCacattgatttttctgtgtttgcAAACAATTATTGATTGTTCTGGTTTCAAGCACTTGATTTATCTTTGATGACCCTTGAAACCCCATATTTGTGCTCCACAgcttaaaggtttttttttgttttttttttttttgtttgtttgttttttttttttttttggtgagctAATGAAAGGCCTGCAGAATCTGAGGGATAAGATGAAATTAGTGTGGATTTGAAATGACAACCAATACAGATGATCATGGTGTCTCTTCACGAACTGAACTTGAACTTATTTTGAAGTCTTTTTGAACAAGAGCTGAATAGAGAGTTTTGGAGATAGTCTGGTACGAGTCGGTTGGAACTTGATTGATGGTGTTATACCATCACTTCTTCTGATCTGAAAAACTTCAGGAGTTAAATTCAAAACTGTGATTGAGCTTGCCAATCTTCTGGTAGATGATTGGCAACTAATACCTTGCATTTTAGGTAACACACTTGGAGTTAATTATCATTACTTGgttagtacacacacacacacacacacacacacacacacacaaatagaaggtattttatcaaaaattctGAATGCACGTTAATTTAGGTGAAATTCAAGGGGTTGGGTGTTTATATCTTTCTAGATAGACTCTTAAAAATAATTAGCAACAGTAGCTTTTCTAAACACTGTTATTAATGAACTTgttgaaattaggaaaataatcttATTCACTTCagacaaaaacagaacaaacctggaaagaaattggagaagccATTGTGAGATGGTAAGACTTCCTCCATGTTTGTGTACTGGGAGAATTAGTGTTAAAATGCCCATACTAGTCAACTTCTGATGTGGCccttaggattttctatgtatAGAACTCTCAGCAAaaagggataatttgacttcctttcctatttgtatgtttttatttcttgtctaattgctctggctaaaatgtCAAGTACTGCATTTAATAGGAGTAGTGGGTAAGCAGTCAtgtctcattcctgattttagaggaaatgatgTCAGTGTTTTCCAGTTTgatgttttcttatatatttgttttgtcaTATACAGCCTTTACCCTTTCTCAGGAAGCTACTGAAGGTGGGTACTCATTGAAAATGAGAATAAGCTAAGATAACTTGTAACTTGGAAGattgaaatgaaaaggaattcaagtgaaagaaaaagacagaagaatggaagTTAGAGAtaagaagaagagaaatgcatACTCTGAGAGCTTCAAGAATTAGAAGATAATATTCTAAGCTTCTTAACATCCAAAGTAAAGGGATTAATATGCTTAGTTTCATGTTATATAGTGTCAAAAAAGTGGTTTCTCAAAAGGATCTTTCCAGATGTTATGAAAAAGATCCTTTGCAATAAATACATGtttcaattggaaaaaaaattagcaaattttgttctattaaataaaagtattttagtttgttttgtgtgtgtatggtgctagGTACACTGCTACTATGCTATAGTACATATGCTACTATGCTATATAGTATATACATAGTATATACTATATAGCATATACTATGCCATGTAGTTAGTTGCATAAATAATCATTATAAACCATATTAGTAACTCTGATTTTCTTTGGAGGAAAAGGGGAAGCCATGCTCGGCTCACTTTGACAGTCTGTCATGTAATTATCAAGTTCTGTTGCAAAGGTTATAGGATTCATCTAAGGCTAGATGAATCTGATACGTTTTCTGATCCCACAATAACAATCACCAGTAATACTGTCTTTAACTCTTCATTGAATTAATAGTTGCCGATACGCATTTCTTCCCTGGTTTCAATCTAAACTTGAGAATTACCTCTTCTGGAAAGGTAGTCCCAAATAATCCTCTCTGCTGTATAGCTACAAGTCTAATTTGACTCTTCTCAATGTGTTTAAATTACAGATCAAAAATTTTTTCTAACAAATGCTACTACAGTACCAACTTATTTATTACTTGCttaaatatttaagtgtttttaGGTGTCTTTAGAGTCCAAGGCGATAAATGAATTCAGATAACCCTAGGATTAATGAATCAGGTCAGAGTTACTCTGCATAAGAGTACTTTACATAATTTTGCTGATGTCATACTCAATCTATTTTGTCTCTATTTTATTATACTCCATTCCGAACAAGGTCAGTGCCTATTTTTAAATACGTGCTTCAAGTATTAACTGGAATTTGAAGTTCCTGTTGGTGCCCCAATGGAGAGTTGGCCAAGGTGAAGTATCCATCCAGGTACAGTCAAGTCAGCATTTGGGGTCcaggagaggagaaaaatctAGATTTGGAGATGCTTCCCGAATTGacaaggaaaggagaggaacCAGAAGTGTGAGTCCAAACTCAAGTCATCAGAGACAATGGAGGGGAAAGT
The Sciurus carolinensis chromosome 14, mSciCar1.2, whole genome shotgun sequence DNA segment above includes these coding regions:
- the LOC124964153 gene encoding 60S ribosomal protein L23a-like, with protein sequence MTIKKTKKIRGPFHPSGAELKKETPATSVAKVFEGQEGSAKTNLPVIHPRPGGPRTCDCEGSPDTLQERSGRNKRDHYAVELPLTTECTIRKTESDNTLVLIVEVKANKHQVKQAVKKLHDIGVAKVTTTLIRVDGEKEEKFGF